A genomic region of Oncorhynchus mykiss isolate Arlee chromosome 2, USDA_OmykA_1.1, whole genome shotgun sequence contains the following coding sequences:
- the ndrg1b gene encoding protein NDRG1b, translated as MKGVPKGSRPVIMTFHDIGLNYKSCFNLLFSHEDMQEIMRHFAVCHVDAPGQHEGASTLSTEYTYPSMDQLSETLPQVLKHFRFKSVIGLGSGAGAYILATFALNHPDKVEGLVLININARAESVIDSLTHKMTGWIQALPDHVLNHLFGKEEIQNNPDLIATYRNHITNDVNQSNLAQFFKSYQSRRGLEIERPVPGRNNNARTLQCPALLVVGDSSPAVEAVVESNAKLNPTQTTLLKMADCGGLPQVSQPGKLTEAFKYFIQGMGYMSSASMTRLVRSRTASGSSIASCDSSRSRSHANDHQPVREHTDVSMENVSNSTVDQTIVVSSSKTEDVC; from the exons ATGAAGGGGGTTCCCAAGGGTAGCCGCCCCGTCATCATGACCTTCCACGATATTGGACTGAACT ACAAGTCGTGCTTCAACCTCCTGTTCAGCCACGAGGACATGCAGGAGATCATGAGGCACTTTGCCGTGTGCCACGTTGATGCCCCTGGGCAGCATGAGGGTGCCTCCACTCTCTCCACAGA GTACACCTACCCCTCTATGGACCAGCTCTCTGAGACTCTCCCTCAGGTCCTCAAGCACTTTCG GTTTAAGAGTGTCATTGGACTGGGCAGCGGTGCTGGTGCCTACATCCTCGCTACATTTGCT CTGAACCATCCAGATAAGGTTGAGGGACTTGTcctcatcaacatcaatgctcgCGCAGAGAGCGTGATTGATTCACTTACACACAAG atGACTGGCTGGATCCAAGCACTTCCTGATCATGTTCTAAACCACCTGTTTGGAAAG GAGGAGATCCAAAACAACCCTGATCTGATCGCCACATACCGCAACCACATCACCAATGATGTCAACCAGTCCAACCTGGCCCAGTTCTTCAAGTCCTACCAGAGCCGCAGGGGCCTGGAGATCGAGAGGCCTGTCCCAGGGAGAAACAATAACGCCAGAACTCTGCA GTGTCCTGCTCTGTTGGTGGTGGGAGACAGCTCCCCTGCAGTCGAGGCTGTGGTCGAGAGCAACGCAAAGCTCAACCCAACACAGACCACACTGCTCAAG ATGGCTGACTGTGGAGGACTTCCCCAGGTGAGTCAGCCTGGCAAACTGACAGAGGCCTTCAAGTACTTCATCCAGGGCATGGGTTACA TGTCCTCAGCCAGCATGACCAGACTGGTGAGGTCCCGCACCGCCTCAGGCTCCAGCATCGCCTCCTGCGACAGCAGCAGGAGCCGCTCTCACGCCAACGACCACCAGCCCGTCCGGGAGCACACCGACGTGTCCATGGAGAATGTCTCCAACAGCACCGTAGATCAGACCATTGTCGTGTCCAGCAGCAAGACTGAGGACGTCTGCTAG